The window GTTGATATGGAAATTGCTAAAATCCTTTCCAAACATCGAGAGAAAGTGATGCTGGTCGTAAATAAAGTAGATAACGAAAAAGATGAGCTGGAAATTTACGATTTCATGAAGCTTGGTTTCGGAGAACCTTTTCCTATTGCAGCAAATCAAGGTAGAAACACTGGAAATTTTCTTGATGAACTGGTTTCAGCAATCGATACTGCAAAATATGAGGAAAGAAAAGATGACGAGATCAAAGTTGCTATCGTGGGAAAACCAAATGTAGGGAAATCATCATTGATCAATAAACTTTCCGGTCAGGATTTCAACATTGTTACCGACATTCCCGGAACAACCAGAGATTCCATCGATACAAAATTCAAACACTACGGACAGAAGATAACTTTCATCGACACTGCAGGATTGCGACGAAAGAAAAGCATTAAGTACGGAGTGGAATATTTCAGTACAATGCGCACGATCGAAAGTATAAATCGTGCTGACATTGTGCTTCTGGTAATGGACGCCACAAATGACATTTCTAATCAGGATCAGAAAATCGTTTCTTACGCTGCCAGAAATTTTAAAGATATAATTATTGCCGTGAATAAATGGGATCTTGTGGAAAAAGACAATTCCACAACCGGTGAATTCATCAAAGACATTCGCCAGCAACTGAAGTTTGTAGAATTTGCTCCTGTTGTTTTCTTGTCAGCCTTAACAGGTCAGCGAGTGCAAAAGATCTTTGATCTGATTTTAAAGGTTAATGAAGAAAGTAAAAAAAGAATTGGAACTTCAGATTTAAATAAATTCCTGGAAAAAGTGGTGAATAGATTTCCACCTTCACATTCCAGCGGAAAACATGCCAAAATCTATTATTGTACACAAGTGAAAACTCATCCTCCAACTTTTGTTTTTTTCTGTAATGACAAGAAATTGATTACAACACATTATCGCAGATATCTTAACAATCAATTACGAGAGAATTTTAAATTTGCCGGAGCTTCCATAAAAACTCTTTTCCGCAGCAGGAA is drawn from Candidatus Cloacimonadota bacterium and contains these coding sequences:
- the der gene encoding ribosome biogenesis GTPase Der; translated protein: MKKSIVAIVGRPNVGKSTLFNRICRKRSAIVDFEEGVTRDRKYEEAEWSGHSFIVVDTGGIIPKSNNKIDQAVKFQAEVAIDEADFILFVVDVKTGPTDVDMEIAKILSKHREKVMLVVNKVDNEKDELEIYDFMKLGFGEPFPIAANQGRNTGNFLDELVSAIDTAKYEERKDDEIKVAIVGKPNVGKSSLINKLSGQDFNIVTDIPGTTRDSIDTKFKHYGQKITFIDTAGLRRKKSIKYGVEYFSTMRTIESINRADIVLLVMDATNDISNQDQKIVSYAARNFKDIIIAVNKWDLVEKDNSTTGEFIKDIRQQLKFVEFAPVVFLSALTGQRVQKIFDLILKVNEESKKRIGTSDLNKFLEKVVNRFPPSHSSGKHAKIYYCTQVKTHPPTFVFFCNDKKLITTHYRRYLNNQLRENFKFAGASIKTLFRSRKENELF